The Staphylococcus carnosus genome has a segment encoding these proteins:
- a CDS encoding amidohydrolase: MTDINQVKEWRRTFHRYPEVSYKEFETTKRIRHILEDNDIKIVDYPLQTGLVAEVGQGDTIVALRTDIDALPITEQTHLDIQSTTEGVMHACGHDIHMATILAATMKLKAQEATLPGRVRILFQAAEEVGSGAQQMVEAGVLEDVKVVTGFHNDPTLKIGEFAIKPGAMTSAVDRFAIRIQGKGGHAAKPEESNDPMIILGQLMTSIQSIVSRNISAFDSAVVTIGEVSAGNTWNVIPDQAYIQGTVRTFNAETREKTEKRMQDICDGLASAFNAEIELEYIHLPNAVINDEVLTQKAIEAAKDTGFNVEHLKEPKTIGEDFSAMSDTVPGVFAFIGSESEYDLHHPKYNPDERILEKAPDYLVGLIQKLF, encoded by the coding sequence ATGACAGACATCAATCAAGTTAAAGAATGGAGACGAACATTTCATCGTTATCCAGAAGTGTCATATAAAGAGTTTGAAACTACAAAACGTATTCGTCATATTTTAGAAGACAATGATATTAAAATAGTGGATTATCCGCTTCAAACAGGTCTCGTAGCCGAAGTAGGCCAAGGCGACACAATCGTGGCTTTACGCACAGACATTGATGCATTACCGATAACAGAGCAAACGCATCTCGACATTCAATCAACTACTGAAGGCGTGATGCATGCGTGCGGGCATGATATTCACATGGCAACCATCTTAGCAGCAACAATGAAATTAAAAGCACAAGAAGCAACTTTGCCAGGACGTGTGCGTATTTTATTCCAAGCAGCTGAAGAAGTCGGAAGCGGCGCGCAGCAAATGGTAGAAGCAGGAGTACTGGAAGATGTAAAAGTAGTGACTGGATTCCATAATGATCCTACATTAAAAATCGGTGAATTTGCGATTAAACCTGGCGCAATGACCTCAGCCGTAGACCGTTTTGCGATTCGTATTCAAGGTAAAGGAGGACATGCGGCTAAACCAGAAGAAAGCAATGATCCAATGATTATATTAGGTCAACTGATGACAAGTATCCAATCCATTGTCAGTCGAAATATTTCAGCATTTGATTCAGCCGTTGTAACTATCGGAGAAGTTTCAGCAGGCAATACATGGAATGTCATTCCTGACCAAGCTTACATACAAGGAACAGTACGCACTTTTAATGCAGAAACGAGAGAGAAAACAGAAAAACGTATGCAAGATATATGTGATGGGCTTGCGAGCGCATTTAATGCTGAGATTGAATTAGAGTATATTCATTTGCCGAACGCTGTCATCAATGATGAAGTGTTGACACAAAAAGCGATTGAAGCAGCAAAAGATACAGGTTTTAATGTGGAACATCTGAAAGAACCTAAAACAATTGGTGAAGATTTTTCGGCAATGAGTGATACGGTACCTGGTGTCTTTGCTTTTATAGGTTCTGAAAGTGAATATGATTTACATCATCCTAAATATAATCCTGATGAACGTATTTTAGAAAAAGCGCCTGACTACCTTGTAGGATTAATTCAAAAATTATTTTAA
- a CDS encoding SDR family oxidoreductase has protein sequence MALQDPRKKFSDKDFPKQEQPWPGLQKDMDPKPDCGEESYIGHGRLEGLKMLVTGGDSAIGRAVAIAYAREGASVVINYHPKEEDDAQDVKRVIEDKGGTVFLLPGDITDEDFNYELVEYANDRLGGLDNVTLVAGYQQYHEKFEDFKTEDFTNTFETNVYPIFWTVQKALEYLQPGATITTTTSIQGYDPNPLLHDYAATKAAIVSLTKSLAKELIERGIRVNSVAPGPFWSPLQISGGQPQDKIPEFGQHSLMGRSGQPVELASTYVLLASGESSYTTGQVYGVTGGKQIN, from the coding sequence ATGGCACTTCAAGATCCACGTAAAAAATTTTCGGATAAAGATTTTCCAAAACAAGAACAACCTTGGCCGGGTCTTCAAAAAGACATGGACCCTAAACCAGATTGCGGTGAGGAATCTTATATCGGACATGGTCGTTTAGAAGGATTAAAAATGTTAGTAACAGGCGGCGACTCAGCAATTGGACGCGCTGTTGCGATTGCGTATGCAAGAGAGGGCGCATCAGTCGTTATTAATTACCACCCGAAAGAAGAAGATGACGCACAAGATGTGAAACGTGTCATTGAAGATAAAGGCGGCACAGTTTTCTTATTGCCAGGTGATATTACAGATGAAGACTTTAACTATGAACTTGTAGAATATGCAAATGATCGACTAGGCGGATTAGACAATGTCACTCTAGTTGCAGGATATCAGCAATATCATGAAAAATTTGAAGATTTTAAAACTGAAGACTTTACAAACACATTTGAAACAAATGTTTATCCTATTTTCTGGACAGTACAAAAGGCTTTAGAATATTTACAACCAGGCGCTACAATTACAACAACGACATCTATTCAAGGCTATGACCCGAATCCATTACTGCATGACTATGCAGCAACAAAAGCAGCAATTGTCTCATTAACTAAAAGTCTTGCGAAAGAATTAATCGAACGCGGCATTCGTGTTAATTCAGTTGCACCAGGTCCGTTCTGGTCACCATTGCAAATTTCTGGCGGACAGCCTCAAGATAAAATACCAGAATTCGGTCAACATTCATTGATGGGTCGTTCTGGACAACCTGTTGAATTGGCCAGCACTTATGTACTCTTAGCTTCTGGAGAATCAAGTTATACAACTGGCCAAGTGTATGGTGTAACAGGCGGTAAACAAATCAACTAA
- a CDS encoding flavin reductase family protein: MKQFDPNELTQRDNYKLLSGSVLPRPIAFVTSQDKEGNINAAPFSFFNVVSSNPPMIMISTGRLNGKRKDTSVNIETMGEFVVHISQLSMIEGINETAAPLAPGENELEHTDFKTIPSSIVDVPAIEGASIRFECKLDRLIELGDDESGNDLIIGRVVQYHIDDDVYMDPFKIDVKALQPVGRLAGNDYVELGKEFVIQRPTE; this comes from the coding sequence ATGAAACAGTTTGATCCGAATGAATTAACTCAAAGAGATAATTATAAGTTATTGAGCGGAAGTGTGTTGCCGCGTCCTATTGCATTTGTTACATCGCAAGATAAAGAAGGCAATATCAATGCAGCACCATTTAGTTTCTTTAACGTGGTCAGCAGTAATCCGCCGATGATTATGATTTCTACAGGACGTCTTAATGGTAAACGTAAAGATACATCAGTAAATATTGAAACAATGGGTGAGTTTGTTGTACACATTTCTCAACTCTCTATGATTGAAGGTATTAATGAAACAGCAGCACCGCTAGCGCCAGGAGAAAATGAATTAGAGCATACAGATTTTAAAACAATTCCTTCTAGTATAGTAGATGTTCCAGCGATAGAAGGTGCAAGTATCCGTTTTGAATGTAAGTTAGATCGTCTTATTGAATTAGGAGATGATGAATCAGGGAATGATTTAATTATCGGCCGAGTAGTTCAATATCATATTGATGACGATGTCTATATGGATCCATTCAAGATTGATGTTAAAGCATTACAGCCTGTGGGTCGTTTAGCAGGTAATGATTACGTGGAATTAGGGAAAGAGTTTGTGATTCAACGCCCAACTGAATAA
- a CDS encoding Na+/H+ antiporter NhaC family protein gives MAEEKKKGNAWALIPLIVFVGLFLGVGIITGDFTKMPLNIAITIAVIVALLMNRKQKFADKVEVFTKGAGHSNIILMVLIFVLAGAFSKVTEDMGGVKSTVNLGLSLIPGNLLIIGLFVICMFVSISMGTSVGTVAAIAPVGFGISQATDIPSALAMATVVGGAMFGDNLSMISDTTIAAVRTQNTRMSDKFKVNFRIVLPGAIISMIILGVLTHSATINSSKNYDFDLVKVIPYLLVLILALIGINVIIVLIGGTVLSGIIGLLDGSFNWIKFLKAASEGMIGMEDIAIIALMIGGLIGLIQHYGGITWLLNFVRSRVKSRRGAEIGIASLVSAADISTANNTISILMAGPLAKNIADEYDIDPRKSASILDIFGSCFQGLLPYSPQVIAAAGVAGISPFMLMPYSIYPIILGVSGLVAIIFNLPRLNKKKDKKAA, from the coding sequence ATGGCTGAAGAGAAAAAGAAAGGTAATGCTTGGGCACTGATTCCTTTGATTGTATTTGTCGGTCTATTTTTAGGAGTCGGCATTATTACAGGTGATTTTACTAAAATGCCGTTGAATATCGCGATTACCATCGCTGTAATTGTGGCATTACTGATGAATCGCAAACAAAAATTTGCAGATAAAGTTGAAGTTTTTACAAAGGGAGCAGGACATTCAAATATCATTTTAATGGTCCTCATCTTCGTGTTAGCAGGTGCCTTTTCTAAGGTAACTGAGGATATGGGCGGAGTGAAATCAACGGTTAACCTTGGTTTATCACTCATTCCAGGCAACTTGCTGATTATTGGTTTGTTCGTCATTTGTATGTTTGTGTCTATTTCTATGGGAACATCTGTAGGTACAGTTGCTGCAATTGCACCTGTAGGATTTGGAATTAGTCAGGCTACTGATATTCCATCTGCGCTTGCAATGGCTACTGTAGTAGGCGGTGCAATGTTCGGGGATAATTTGTCCATGATTTCTGATACAACAATTGCTGCTGTACGTACGCAAAATACTCGTATGAGCGATAAGTTTAAAGTGAACTTTCGTATTGTTTTGCCAGGTGCGATTATATCTATGATTATTTTAGGTGTCTTGACGCACAGTGCAACCATTAATAGTTCAAAAAATTATGATTTTGATCTTGTAAAAGTAATTCCATACTTATTAGTATTGATTTTGGCACTCATTGGTATCAATGTAATTATTGTATTGATTGGTGGTACAGTACTTTCAGGTATTATCGGATTGTTAGATGGCTCATTTAATTGGATTAAATTCTTAAAAGCTGCTTCTGAAGGTATGATCGGTATGGAAGACATCGCGATTATCGCATTAATGATTGGCGGTTTAATTGGATTGATTCAACATTATGGCGGTATCACATGGCTGTTGAATTTTGTTAGAAGCCGGGTGAAATCTCGCCGAGGTGCTGAAATAGGAATTGCCAGTTTAGTCAGTGCAGCAGATATTTCTACTGCTAATAATACAATCTCGATTTTAATGGCAGGTCCATTAGCTAAAAATATCGCAGATGAATATGACATTGATCCTAGAAAGTCAGCAAGCATTTTAGATATCTTCGGCAGTTGCTTCCAAGGTTTATTGCCTTATAGTCCACAAGTGATTGCAGCGGCTGGTGTTGCAGGTATTTCACCATTTATGC